Part of the Candidatus Goldiibacteriota bacterium HGW-Goldbacteria-1 genome is shown below.
AGGAAGTTATGGAAACCAGAATTGCTGTTGTAAGCATAATTGTTGAAGAAGCAAAGGTGTCAGAGGAACTAAATGCCATAATTCATGAATATAGAAGTTATATTATAGGCCGGATGGGTATTCCATATCAGAAACATAATCTTGCGGTTATAAGTATAGTGATGGATGCGCCAAATGACATTATAAGCGCTTTTTCCGGAAAGGTTGGAATGCTGCCTGATGTGACGGCTAAAACCGCTTATTCAAGGGTGTTAAGTGATACAGAAGTTAAAAAATAAAATAAACGGTTAAATGACCGCGCGGAGGTATTAATTATGTATAACGTAAAATCCAAAGACGCAAACGAATTTATAGATGATGCTGAAGTTCTTGAGTCTGTTGCGCAGGCAAAAATACTTGTTAAGGATAAGAATGCAATTGAAACGATTCTTGAAAAAGCCGAAACCTGCAAAGGGTTAACGCACAGGGAAGCCGCCGTTTTGCTTGAAGTTGACGATGATGAAACCCTTGAAAAAATGTATAAGTCCGCGAAGAAAATAAAAGAAAAAATATACGGCAACAGGATAGTTTTGTTTGCGCCCCTTTATCTTTCAAATTACTGCGTGAATAACTGCAAATATTGCGGCTATAAATGTACCAATAAGATAGACCGGCTTCAGCTGTCACAGCAGCAGCTGCGCGAAGAAATTATAGCGCTTGAAGGAATGGGGCATAAACGGCTGCTTTTGGAAGTGGGAGAGGATGATGAAAAATGCCCGATAGATTATGTGCTTGAATGCATAAAGACAATTTACGCCGAAAAATTTGAAAATGGTTCTATAAGAAGGGTTAATATAGACATTGCAGCCACAACCGCGGAAAATTACAAAAAGTTAAAGGACGCGGGAATAGGCACATACCTGCTTTTTCAGGAAACGTATCATAAGCCCACTTATCTTGCTATGCATAAAGGGCCCAAACAGAATTATGAATGGCACACGGAAGCCATGGACAGGGCAATGATAGAAGGCGGTATA
Proteins encoded:
- a CDS encoding iron-only hydrogenase system regulator, whose product is METRIAVVSIIVEEAKVSEELNAIIHEYRSYIIGRMGIPYQKHNLAVISIVMDAPNDIISAFSGKVGMLPDVTAKTAYSRVLSDTEVKK